One segment of Primulina tabacum isolate GXHZ01 chromosome 6, ASM2559414v2, whole genome shotgun sequence DNA contains the following:
- the LOC142549378 gene encoding uncharacterized protein LOC142549378 isoform X1, translating to MSWRRVGKSLQQVAAHTLLFNFTLLLVLKLDHTVTCSWWVIFFPLWLFHAVVARGRFSLPAPSVPHGRHWAPCHAVVAVPLLVAFELLLCIYLESTNVNGLAAVNLKIVFLPLLAFEVIVLVDNFRMCKALLPGDDENMSHDAIWETLPHFWVAISMIFFIAATVFTLLKLSGDVGALGWWDLFINYGIAECFAFLVCTKWSNPVIHRNVRTREESSSSTGIRYVDWNSGLIISSEDHSTDRICSLQDIGGHIMKIPIVGFQILLCMWLEGTPPSARNVPLPVLFSPILLVQGAGVLFATSRLVEKVVLLLRSEADRGLYLIYSARVHDCFGFLHHGSRLLGWWSIDETSREEQARLFHDGMSGYNTFCGYPPEIVKKMPKKDLTEEVWRLQAALGEQTQITKFRQQEYERLQHEKILCRVCFEGEISVVLLPCRHRILCITCSEKCKKCPICRVCIEERLPVYDV from the exons ATGAGCTGGAGAAGAGTAGGAAAGTCATTGCAGCAAGTGGCGGCACACACTTTACTTTTCAATTTCACTCTTTTGCTAGTTCTGAAGCTTGATCACACAGTTACCTGCTCTTGGTG GGTGATCTTTTTTCCACTTTGGCTGTTTCACGCAGTTGTTGCTCGAGGGAGATTCTCTCTACCTGCCCCATCTGTTCCTCATGGTCGCCAT TGGGCCCCATGTCATGCTGTGGTTGCTGTGCCACTGCTTGTCGCTTTCGAACTGCTCCTTTGTATATATCTCGAGAGTACAAATG TTAATGGTTTAGCTGCCgtgaatctgaaaatcgtcttccTTCCTTTATTGGCCTTTGAAGTTATTGTCCTTGTCGACAATTTTAG AATGTGCAAAGCATTATTACCCGGAGATGATGAAAACATGAGTCATGACGCAATATGGGAGACACTTCCT CACTTCTGGGTTGCAATCTCAATGATTTTCTTTATTGCGGCAACTGTTTTCACTCTCCTGAAGCTGAGTG GTGATGTCGGTGCTCTAGGCTGGTGGGACTTGTTCATTAATTATGG GATCGCGGAATGTTTTGCATTTCTTGTCTGTACCAAATGGTCTAATCCAGTAATTCATAGAAATGTTCGAACTAGAGAGGAAAGCTCGTCTTCTACTGGTATTAGATATGTTGATTGGAATAGTGGCTTGATTATCTCCTCTGAGGATCATTCAACGGATAGAATCTGCAGTCTGCAAGACATTGGTGGACATATCATGAAAATTCCTATTGTTGGTTTTCAAATTCTCCTTTGCATGTGGCTTGAG GGAACCCCACCCAGTGCTAGAAATGTTCCGCTTCCAGTTCTCTTCTCTCCTATTTTACTAGTGCAAGGAGCTGGAGTCTTATTTGCTACATCTAGACTGGTGGAAAAAGTAGTTCTTTTGCTACGGAGTGAAGCTGACAGAGGATTATATTTGATATACTCTGCAAGAGTTCATGACTGCTTTGGTTTCCTGCACCATGGCTCCAG GCTGCTTGGTTGGTGGTCCATTGATGAAACAAGCAGAGAAGAACAGGCCCGGCTTTTCCATGATGGCATGTCAGG TTATAACACTTTCTGTGGTTATCCACCTGAGATAGTGAAGAAAATGCCTAAGAAGGACCTCACGGAGGAG GTTTGGAGGCTTCAAGCAGCACTCGGTGAGCAAACTCAAATTACGAAATTCAGGCAGCAGGAGTATGAGAGACTCCAACAT GAAAAAATTTTGTGCAGAGTCTGCTTCGAGGGAGAGATCAGTGTTGTACTTCTTCCATGCAGGCATCGCATTTTATGCAT CACTTGTTCAGAGAAATGTAAGAAATGCCCCATCTGTCGAGTTTGCATCGAAGAGCGGTTACCTGTGTATGATGTATAG
- the LOC142549378 gene encoding uncharacterized protein LOC142549378 isoform X2 yields MVAMYDNMSNENFRNAFMKSYNFVRLAEWAPCHAVVAVPLLVAFELLLCIYLESTNVNGLAAVNLKIVFLPLLAFEVIVLVDNFRMCKALLPGDDENMSHDAIWETLPHFWVAISMIFFIAATVFTLLKLSGDVGALGWWDLFINYGIAECFAFLVCTKWSNPVIHRNVRTREESSSSTGIRYVDWNSGLIISSEDHSTDRICSLQDIGGHIMKIPIVGFQILLCMWLEGTPPSARNVPLPVLFSPILLVQGAGVLFATSRLVEKVVLLLRSEADRGLYLIYSARVHDCFGFLHHGSRLLGWWSIDETSREEQARLFHDGMSGYNTFCGYPPEIVKKMPKKDLTEEVWRLQAALGEQTQITKFRQQEYERLQHEKILCRVCFEGEISVVLLPCRHRILCITCSEKCKKCPICRVCIEERLPVYDV; encoded by the exons ATGGTCGCCATGTATGACAACATGTCAAATGAGAATTTTAGGAATGCATTTATGAAATCATACAACTTTGTTAGATTAGCAGAG TGGGCCCCATGTCATGCTGTGGTTGCTGTGCCACTGCTTGTCGCTTTCGAACTGCTCCTTTGTATATATCTCGAGAGTACAAATG TTAATGGTTTAGCTGCCgtgaatctgaaaatcgtcttccTTCCTTTATTGGCCTTTGAAGTTATTGTCCTTGTCGACAATTTTAG AATGTGCAAAGCATTATTACCCGGAGATGATGAAAACATGAGTCATGACGCAATATGGGAGACACTTCCT CACTTCTGGGTTGCAATCTCAATGATTTTCTTTATTGCGGCAACTGTTTTCACTCTCCTGAAGCTGAGTG GTGATGTCGGTGCTCTAGGCTGGTGGGACTTGTTCATTAATTATGG GATCGCGGAATGTTTTGCATTTCTTGTCTGTACCAAATGGTCTAATCCAGTAATTCATAGAAATGTTCGAACTAGAGAGGAAAGCTCGTCTTCTACTGGTATTAGATATGTTGATTGGAATAGTGGCTTGATTATCTCCTCTGAGGATCATTCAACGGATAGAATCTGCAGTCTGCAAGACATTGGTGGACATATCATGAAAATTCCTATTGTTGGTTTTCAAATTCTCCTTTGCATGTGGCTTGAG GGAACCCCACCCAGTGCTAGAAATGTTCCGCTTCCAGTTCTCTTCTCTCCTATTTTACTAGTGCAAGGAGCTGGAGTCTTATTTGCTACATCTAGACTGGTGGAAAAAGTAGTTCTTTTGCTACGGAGTGAAGCTGACAGAGGATTATATTTGATATACTCTGCAAGAGTTCATGACTGCTTTGGTTTCCTGCACCATGGCTCCAG GCTGCTTGGTTGGTGGTCCATTGATGAAACAAGCAGAGAAGAACAGGCCCGGCTTTTCCATGATGGCATGTCAGG TTATAACACTTTCTGTGGTTATCCACCTGAGATAGTGAAGAAAATGCCTAAGAAGGACCTCACGGAGGAG GTTTGGAGGCTTCAAGCAGCACTCGGTGAGCAAACTCAAATTACGAAATTCAGGCAGCAGGAGTATGAGAGACTCCAACAT GAAAAAATTTTGTGCAGAGTCTGCTTCGAGGGAGAGATCAGTGTTGTACTTCTTCCATGCAGGCATCGCATTTTATGCAT CACTTGTTCAGAGAAATGTAAGAAATGCCCCATCTGTCGAGTTTGCATCGAAGAGCGGTTACCTGTGTATGATGTATAG